One segment of Urocitellus parryii isolate mUroPar1 chromosome 5, mUroPar1.hap1, whole genome shotgun sequence DNA contains the following:
- the Kctd17 gene encoding BTB/POZ domain-containing protein KCTD17 isoform X5: MRMEAREAAAAGAGGRAAGGWGKWVRLNVGGTVFLTTRQTLCREQKSFLSRLCQGEELQSDRDETGAYLIDRDPTYFGPILNFLRHGKLVLDKDMAEEGVLEEAEFYNIGPLIRIIKDRMEEKDYTVTQVPPKHVYRVLQCQEEELTQMVSTMSDGWRFEQLVNIGSSYNYGSEDQAEFLCVVSKELHSSPHGPGCEASRKAKLLQARDTRI; the protein is encoded by the exons ATGAGGATGGAGGCCCGGGAGGCAGCGGCGGCGGGGGCGGGCGGTCGCGCCGCGGGCGGCTGGGGCAAGTGGGTGCGGCTCAACGTGGGGGGCACCGTGTTCCTGACCACCCGGCAGACGCTGTGCCGCGAGCAGAAGTCCTTCCTCAGCCGCCTGTGCCAGGGCGAAGAGCTGCAGTCGGACCGG GATGAAACGGGGGCCTACCTCATTGACCGTGACCCCACCTACTTCGGGCCCATCCTGAACTTCCTCCGGCATGGCAAGCTGGTGCTGGACAAGGACATGGCTGAGGAGG GCGTGCTGGAGGAGGCGGAGTTCTACAACATCGGCCCGCTCATCCGCATCATCAAGGACCGGATGGAGGAGAAGGACTACACGGTGACCCAG GTGCCGCCCAAGCACGTGTACCGCGTGCTGCAGTGCCAGGAGGAGGAGCTCACGCAGATGGTGTCCACCATGTCTGACGGCTGGCGCTTTGAGCAG CTGGTGAACATCGGCTCCTCCTACAACTACGGCAGCGAGGACCAGGCCGAGTTCCTGTGCGTGGTGTCCAAGGAGCTGCACAGCTCCCCGCATGGCCCGGGCTGCGAGGCCAGCCGTAAAGCGAAG CTATTACAAGCCAGAGACACCCGGATATGA
- the Kctd17 gene encoding BTB/POZ domain-containing protein KCTD17 isoform X6, which yields MRMEAREAAAAGAGGRAAGGWGKWVRLNVGGTVFLTTRQTLCREQKSFLSRLCQGEELQSDRDETGAYLIDRDPTYFGPILNFLRHGKLVLDKDMAEEGVLEEAEFYNIGPLIRIIKDRMEEKDYTVTQVPPKHVYRVLQCQEEELTQMVSTMSDGWRFEQLVNIGSSYNYGSEDQAEFLCVVSKELHSSPHGPGCEASRKAKSAEEQLEEQRQQEEEVEEVQVAQVQVEADTQEKAITSQRHPDMRPQITCRDLGFPSEILYFCTMGWAPGLGRKTHSVPCHFCLHLRGCDLPLPPGPRQGPTGTSQGLRWVLGPLGRATCPWPRCGAAQLCLPAPSVPSSSRGPCGTVTVLPPGPITSPP from the exons ATGAGGATGGAGGCCCGGGAGGCAGCGGCGGCGGGGGCGGGCGGTCGCGCCGCGGGCGGCTGGGGCAAGTGGGTGCGGCTCAACGTGGGGGGCACCGTGTTCCTGACCACCCGGCAGACGCTGTGCCGCGAGCAGAAGTCCTTCCTCAGCCGCCTGTGCCAGGGCGAAGAGCTGCAGTCGGACCGG GATGAAACGGGGGCCTACCTCATTGACCGTGACCCCACCTACTTCGGGCCCATCCTGAACTTCCTCCGGCATGGCAAGCTGGTGCTGGACAAGGACATGGCTGAGGAGG GCGTGCTGGAGGAGGCGGAGTTCTACAACATCGGCCCGCTCATCCGCATCATCAAGGACCGGATGGAGGAGAAGGACTACACGGTGACCCAG GTGCCGCCCAAGCACGTGTACCGCGTGCTGCAGTGCCAGGAGGAGGAGCTCACGCAGATGGTGTCCACCATGTCTGACGGCTGGCGCTTTGAGCAG CTGGTGAACATCGGCTCCTCCTACAACTACGGCAGCGAGGACCAGGCCGAGTTCCTGTGCGTGGTGTCCAAGGAGCTGCACAGCTCCCCGCATGGCCCGGGCTGCGAGGCCAGCCGTAAAGCGAAG AGCGCGGAGGAGCAGCTGGAGGAGCAgcggcagcaggaggaggaggtggaggaggtgcaGGTGGCCCAGGTGCAGGTGGAGGCAGATACACAGGAGAAAG CTATTACAAGCCAGAGACACCCGGATATGAGGCCCCAGATCACCTGCAGGGACTTGGGGTTCCCATCTGAAATCCTTTATTTTTGTACCATGGGGTGGGCCCCGGGCCTGGGAAGGAAGACGCACTCTGTCCCCTGCCACTTCTGCCTGCACCTCCGGGGCTGTGacttgcctctgcctccagggcccaggcagggacCCACTGGGACCTCCCAAGGCCTGAGGTGGGTCCTGGGACCCCTGGGTAGAGCCACCTGCCCATGGCCTCGGTGTGGCGCTGCCCAGCTGTGTCTCCCAGcaccctctgtcccctcctcctccaggggcCCCTGTGGCACGGTGACTGTGCTCCCTCCTGGCCCCATCACGTCACCTCCTTGA
- the Tmprss6 gene encoding transmembrane protease serine 6 codes for MPVAEAPQAAGGQGDGGDGEDAEPEGTFQGPEDSKRKVRDSLRLAPLGLALVALASVGVMLWYFLGYRAEVTVSQVYSGSFRVLNRHFSQDLARRESSVFRSETARAQRMLAELITSTQLGAFYNASSIYSFGEGPLTCFFWFILQVPERRRPSLSPEVVRALLVEELLSNGSALAPYRAEYEVDPEGLVILEASVKDVGALNASLGCYRYSYVGRGQALRLKGPDHLASSCLWHLQGPQDLMLKLRLEWTLPECRDRLAVYDAPGPLEKRLITSAYGCSRQEPVLEVLASGAVMAVVWKKGLHSYYDPFLLSVQPVAFQACQVNVTLEGRLDAQGVLSTPYFPSYYSPSTHCSWHITVPSLDYGLALWFDAYALRRQKYDLPCTQGQWTIQNRRLCGLRTLQPYAERIPVVTTAGITINFTSQISLTGPGVRVHYGLYNQSDPCPGEFLCSVNGLCVPACDGIKDCPTGLDERNCVCRATFQCQEDSTCVSLSRVCDRQPDCLNGSDEEQCQEGVPCGTFTFRCEDGSCVKKPNPQCDGQPDCRDGSDERHCDCGLQGPSSRIVGGAVSSEGEWPWQASLQVRGRHICGGALIADRWVVTAAHCFQEDSMASPALWTVFLGKVRQNSRWPGEVSFKVSRLVLHPYHEEDSHDYDVALLQLDHPVVRSATVRPVCLPARSHFFEPGLHCWITGWGALREGGPTSNVLQKVDVQLVPQDLCGEAYHYQVTPRMLCAGYRKGQKDACQGDSGGPLVCKELSGRWFLAGLVSWGLGCGRPNYFGVYTRITGVIGWIQQALA; via the exons ATGCCGGTGGCCGAGGCCCCCCAGGCAGCGGGCGGCCAGGGCGATGGAGGTGACGGTGAGGACGCGGAGCCAGAGGGGACGTTCCAGGGCCCTGAGGACTCCAAGAGGAAGGTCCGGGACTCCCTCCGCCTGGCGCCCCTGGGGCTGGCCCTGGTGGCGCTGGCCTCCGTGGGGGTGATGCTCTGGTATTTCCTAG GGTACCGGGCGGAGGTGACGGTCAGCCAGGTGTACTCGGGCAGCTTCCGCGTGCTCAATCGCCACTTCTCCCAGGACCTCGCCCGCAGGGAGTCCAGTGTCTTCCGCAGTGAGACCGCCAGAGCCCAGAGGATG CTGGCGGAGCTCATCACCAGCACCCAGCTGGGCGCCTTCTACAACGCCAGCTCCATCTACTCCTTCGG GGAGGGACCCCTCACCTGCTTCTTCTGGTTCATCCTCCAAGTCCCCGAGCGCCGCCGGCCGTCCCTGAGCCCCGAGGTGGTGCGGGCGCTGCTGGTGGAGGAGCTGCTCTCCAACGGCTCGGCGCTGGCCCCCTACCGGGCGGAGTACGAGGTGGACCCCGAGGGCCTGGTCATCCTGG AAGCCAGCGTGAAGGACGTGGGCGCTCTGAACGCCTCGCTCG gTTGTTACCGCTACAGCTACGTGGGCCGGGGCCAGGCGCTGAGGCTGAAGGGGCCCGACCACCTGGCCTCCAGCTGCCTGTGGCACCTGCAGGGCCCCCAGGACCTCATGCTCAAACTGCGGCTCGAGTGGACCCTGCCCGAGTGCCGCGACAGGCTGGCCGTGTACGATGCGCCCGGGCCCCTGGAGAAGAGGCTCATCACCTC GGCCTATGGCTGCAGCCGCCAGGAGCCCGTGCTGGAGGTGCTGGCGTCGGGCGCCGTCATGGCGGTGGTCTGGAAGAAGGGCCTGCACAGCTACTATGACCCCTTCCTGCTCTCTGTGCAGCCGGTGGCCTTCCAGG CCTGCCAGGTCAACGTCACGCTGGAGGGCCGTCTGGACGCGCAGGGCGTGCTGAGCACACCCTACTTCCCCAGCTACTACTCTCCCAGCACCCACTGCTCCTGGCACATCACG GTGCCCTCTCTGGACTACGGCCTGGCCCTCTGGTTTGATGCCTACGCGCTTCGGAGGCAGAAGTACGACCTGCCGTGTACCCAGGGCCAGTGGACCATCCAGAACCGGAG GTTGTGTGGCTTGCGCACCCTGCAGCCCTATGCCGAGAGGATCCCCGTGGTGACAACGGCTGGCATCACCATCAACTTCACCTCCCAGATCTCCCTCACGGGCCCCGGGGTGCGGGTGCACTACGGCCTGTACAACCAGTCAGACC CCTGCCCTGGAGAGTTCCTCTgctctgtgaacggcctctgtgTCCCGGCCTGTGACGGGATCAAGGACTGCCCCACCGGCCTGGACGAGAGGAACTGTG TGTGCAGAGCCACATTCCAGTGCCAAGAGGACAGCACGTGTGTCTCACTGTCCAGGGTCTGTGATCGGCAGCCTGACTGTCTCAATGGCAGTGACGAAGAGCAGTGCCAAGAAG GAGTGCCATGTGGGACGTTCACCTTCCGGTGTGAGGATGGGAGCTGCGTGAAGAAGCCCAACCCTCAGTGTGACGGGCAGCCCGACTGCAGGGACGGCTCGGATGAGCGCCACTGCG acTGTGGCCTCCAGGGCCCCTCCAGCCGCATTGTGGGTGGGGCCGTGTCCTCCGAGGGTGAGTGGCCGTGGCAGGCCAGCCTCCAGGTTCGGGGTCGGCACATCTGCGGGGGGGCCCTCATCGCTGACCGCTGGGTGGTCACAGCTGCGCACTGCTTCCAGGAAGACAG CATGGCCTCCCCAGCGCTGTGGACCGTGTTCCTGGGCAAGGTGCGGCAGAACTCGCGCTGGCCCGGCGAGGTGTCCTTCAAGGTGAGCCGCCTGGTCCTGCATCCGTACCACGAGGAGGACAGCCACGACTACGACGTGGCCCTGCTGCAGCTCGACCACCCGGTGGTGCGCTCGGCCACCGTGCGCCCCGTCTGCCTGCCCGCGCGCTCCCACTTCTTCGAGCCCGGCCTGCACTGCTGGATCACCGGCTGGGGCGCCCTGCGCGAGGGGG GCCCCACCAGCAACGTCCTGCAGAAGGTGGACGTGCAGCTGGTCCCGCAGGACCTGTGCGGCGAGGCCTACCACTACCAGGTGACACCCCGCATGCTGTGCGCCGGCTACCGCAAAGGCCAGAAGGACGCCTGCCAG gGTGACTCTGGTGGTCCCCTGGTTTGCAAGGAGCTCAGTGGCCGCTGGTTCCTGGCAGGACTGGTCAGCTGGGGCCTGGGCTGTGGCCGGCCCAACTACTTCGGCGTCTACACTCGGATCACAGGAGTGATCGGCTGGATCCAGCAGGCACTGGCCTGA
- the Kctd17 gene encoding BTB/POZ domain-containing protein KCTD17 isoform X2, producing the protein MRMEAREAAAAGAGGRAAGGWGKWVRLNVGGTVFLTTRQTLCREQKSFLSRLCQGEELQSDRDETGAYLIDRDPTYFGPILNFLRHGKLVLDKDMAEEGVLEEAEFYNIGPLIRIIKDRMEEKDYTVTQVPPKHVYRVLQCQEEELTQMVSTMSDGWRFEQLVNIGSSYNYGSEDQAEFLCVVSKELHSSPHGPGCEASRKAKSAEEQLEEQRQQEEEVEEVQVAQVQVEADTQEKAQSPQDPAHLPSLSPPPPPLLPTGGSRLRPLRPEAELAVRASPWPLARPQSCHPCYYKPETPGYEAPDHLQGLGVPI; encoded by the exons ATGAGGATGGAGGCCCGGGAGGCAGCGGCGGCGGGGGCGGGCGGTCGCGCCGCGGGCGGCTGGGGCAAGTGGGTGCGGCTCAACGTGGGGGGCACCGTGTTCCTGACCACCCGGCAGACGCTGTGCCGCGAGCAGAAGTCCTTCCTCAGCCGCCTGTGCCAGGGCGAAGAGCTGCAGTCGGACCGG GATGAAACGGGGGCCTACCTCATTGACCGTGACCCCACCTACTTCGGGCCCATCCTGAACTTCCTCCGGCATGGCAAGCTGGTGCTGGACAAGGACATGGCTGAGGAGG GCGTGCTGGAGGAGGCGGAGTTCTACAACATCGGCCCGCTCATCCGCATCATCAAGGACCGGATGGAGGAGAAGGACTACACGGTGACCCAG GTGCCGCCCAAGCACGTGTACCGCGTGCTGCAGTGCCAGGAGGAGGAGCTCACGCAGATGGTGTCCACCATGTCTGACGGCTGGCGCTTTGAGCAG CTGGTGAACATCGGCTCCTCCTACAACTACGGCAGCGAGGACCAGGCCGAGTTCCTGTGCGTGGTGTCCAAGGAGCTGCACAGCTCCCCGCATGGCCCGGGCTGCGAGGCCAGCCGTAAAGCGAAG AGCGCGGAGGAGCAGCTGGAGGAGCAgcggcagcaggaggaggaggtggaggaggtgcaGGTGGCCCAGGTGCAGGTGGAGGCAGATACACAGGAGAAAG CCCAGTCACCTCAGGATCCCGctcaccttccctccctctcacCGCCGCCTCCTCCTCTGCTTCCCACTGGAG GTTCCCGTCTGCGCCCCCTCAGACCCGAGGCTGAGCTGGCAGTGAGGGCTTCTCCTTGGCCCCTCGCCCGCCCCCAGAGCTGCCATCCCTG CTATTACAAGCCAGAGACACCCGGATATGAGGCCCCAGATCACCTGCAGGGACTTGGGGTTCCCATCTGA
- the Kctd17 gene encoding BTB/POZ domain-containing protein KCTD17 isoform X1: MRMEAREAAAAGAGGRAAGGWGKWVRLNVGGTVFLTTRQTLCREQKSFLSRLCQGEELQSDRDETGAYLIDRDPTYFGPILNFLRHGKLVLDKDMAEEGVLEEAEFYNIGPLIRIIKDRMEEKDYTVTQVPPKHVYRVLQCQEEELTQMVSTMSDGWRFEQLVNIGSSYNYGSEDQAEFLCVVSKELHSSPHGPGCEASRKAKSAEEQLEEQRQQEEEVEEVQVAQVQVEADTQEKAQSPQDPAHLPSLSPPPPPLLPTGGPASSPSTSSSSWISSAPCLLPLCPCAGLLSACSRLHPGADVAPASRALPPGPLALRPRASCLPSPSPLLAPPAPQPGEEGRSVAASVPAGPAGHL; the protein is encoded by the exons ATGAGGATGGAGGCCCGGGAGGCAGCGGCGGCGGGGGCGGGCGGTCGCGCCGCGGGCGGCTGGGGCAAGTGGGTGCGGCTCAACGTGGGGGGCACCGTGTTCCTGACCACCCGGCAGACGCTGTGCCGCGAGCAGAAGTCCTTCCTCAGCCGCCTGTGCCAGGGCGAAGAGCTGCAGTCGGACCGG GATGAAACGGGGGCCTACCTCATTGACCGTGACCCCACCTACTTCGGGCCCATCCTGAACTTCCTCCGGCATGGCAAGCTGGTGCTGGACAAGGACATGGCTGAGGAGG GCGTGCTGGAGGAGGCGGAGTTCTACAACATCGGCCCGCTCATCCGCATCATCAAGGACCGGATGGAGGAGAAGGACTACACGGTGACCCAG GTGCCGCCCAAGCACGTGTACCGCGTGCTGCAGTGCCAGGAGGAGGAGCTCACGCAGATGGTGTCCACCATGTCTGACGGCTGGCGCTTTGAGCAG CTGGTGAACATCGGCTCCTCCTACAACTACGGCAGCGAGGACCAGGCCGAGTTCCTGTGCGTGGTGTCCAAGGAGCTGCACAGCTCCCCGCATGGCCCGGGCTGCGAGGCCAGCCGTAAAGCGAAG AGCGCGGAGGAGCAGCTGGAGGAGCAgcggcagcaggaggaggaggtggaggaggtgcaGGTGGCCCAGGTGCAGGTGGAGGCAGATACACAGGAGAAAG CCCAGTCACCTCAGGATCCCGctcaccttccctccctctcacCGCCGCCTCCTCCTCTGCTTCCCACTGGAGGTCCTGCCTCATCTCcatccacctcctcctcctcctggatctcatctgctccctgcctcctccccctctGCCCCTGCGCGGGTCTCCTCTCTGCCTGCTCGCGCCTCCACCCTGGGGCCGACGTGGCCCCGGCCTCCCGTGCCCTCCCCCCGGGTCCCCTGGCCCTGCGTCCCAGAGCGTCCTGCCTGCCGTCCCCCTCGCCCCTCCTGGCACCTCCTGCCCCccagcctggggaggaggggcGCAGTGTGGCTGCCTCTGTGCCGGCCGGCCCCGCTGGGCACCTCTGA
- the Kctd17 gene encoding BTB/POZ domain-containing protein KCTD17 isoform X3 — MRMEAREAAAAGAGGRAAGGWGKWVRLNVGGTVFLTTRQTLCREQKSFLSRLCQGEELQSDRDETGAYLIDRDPTYFGPILNFLRHGKLVLDKDMAEEGVLEEAEFYNIGPLIRIIKDRMEEKDYTVTQVPPKHVYRVLQCQEEELTQMVSTMSDGWRFEQLVNIGSSYNYGSEDQAEFLCVVSKELHSSPHGPGCEASRKAKSAEEQLEEQRQQEEEVEEVQVAQVQVEADTQEKGSRLRPLRPEAELAVRASPWPLARPQSCHPCYYKPETPGYEAPDHLQGLGVPI, encoded by the exons ATGAGGATGGAGGCCCGGGAGGCAGCGGCGGCGGGGGCGGGCGGTCGCGCCGCGGGCGGCTGGGGCAAGTGGGTGCGGCTCAACGTGGGGGGCACCGTGTTCCTGACCACCCGGCAGACGCTGTGCCGCGAGCAGAAGTCCTTCCTCAGCCGCCTGTGCCAGGGCGAAGAGCTGCAGTCGGACCGG GATGAAACGGGGGCCTACCTCATTGACCGTGACCCCACCTACTTCGGGCCCATCCTGAACTTCCTCCGGCATGGCAAGCTGGTGCTGGACAAGGACATGGCTGAGGAGG GCGTGCTGGAGGAGGCGGAGTTCTACAACATCGGCCCGCTCATCCGCATCATCAAGGACCGGATGGAGGAGAAGGACTACACGGTGACCCAG GTGCCGCCCAAGCACGTGTACCGCGTGCTGCAGTGCCAGGAGGAGGAGCTCACGCAGATGGTGTCCACCATGTCTGACGGCTGGCGCTTTGAGCAG CTGGTGAACATCGGCTCCTCCTACAACTACGGCAGCGAGGACCAGGCCGAGTTCCTGTGCGTGGTGTCCAAGGAGCTGCACAGCTCCCCGCATGGCCCGGGCTGCGAGGCCAGCCGTAAAGCGAAG AGCGCGGAGGAGCAGCTGGAGGAGCAgcggcagcaggaggaggaggtggaggaggtgcaGGTGGCCCAGGTGCAGGTGGAGGCAGATACACAGGAGAAAG GTTCCCGTCTGCGCCCCCTCAGACCCGAGGCTGAGCTGGCAGTGAGGGCTTCTCCTTGGCCCCTCGCCCGCCCCCAGAGCTGCCATCCCTG CTATTACAAGCCAGAGACACCCGGATATGAGGCCCCAGATCACCTGCAGGGACTTGGGGTTCCCATCTGA
- the Kctd17 gene encoding BTB/POZ domain-containing protein KCTD17 isoform X4 — MRMEAREAAAAGAGGRAAGGWGKWVRLNVGGTVFLTTRQTLCREQKSFLSRLCQGEELQSDRDETGAYLIDRDPTYFGPILNFLRHGKLVLDKDMAEEGVLEEAEFYNIGPLIRIIKDRMEEKDYTVTQVPPKHVYRVLQCQEEELTQMVSTMSDGWRFEQLVNIGSSYNYGSEDQAEFLCVVSKELHSSPHGPGCEASRKAKVPVCAPSDPRLSWQ; from the exons ATGAGGATGGAGGCCCGGGAGGCAGCGGCGGCGGGGGCGGGCGGTCGCGCCGCGGGCGGCTGGGGCAAGTGGGTGCGGCTCAACGTGGGGGGCACCGTGTTCCTGACCACCCGGCAGACGCTGTGCCGCGAGCAGAAGTCCTTCCTCAGCCGCCTGTGCCAGGGCGAAGAGCTGCAGTCGGACCGG GATGAAACGGGGGCCTACCTCATTGACCGTGACCCCACCTACTTCGGGCCCATCCTGAACTTCCTCCGGCATGGCAAGCTGGTGCTGGACAAGGACATGGCTGAGGAGG GCGTGCTGGAGGAGGCGGAGTTCTACAACATCGGCCCGCTCATCCGCATCATCAAGGACCGGATGGAGGAGAAGGACTACACGGTGACCCAG GTGCCGCCCAAGCACGTGTACCGCGTGCTGCAGTGCCAGGAGGAGGAGCTCACGCAGATGGTGTCCACCATGTCTGACGGCTGGCGCTTTGAGCAG CTGGTGAACATCGGCTCCTCCTACAACTACGGCAGCGAGGACCAGGCCGAGTTCCTGTGCGTGGTGTCCAAGGAGCTGCACAGCTCCCCGCATGGCCCGGGCTGCGAGGCCAGCCGTAAAGCGAAG GTTCCCGTCTGCGCCCCCTCAGACCCGAGGCTGAGCTGGCAGTGA